In Micromonospora inyonensis, the genomic window CGGGTGCCGCCCCAGCCGGCAGCCGAGCCCACCCAGCTGTTGCCCCGACGGGTGCCACCGGGCGGCAGTGAGATGGCGGGTCAGGAGCCGACCCAGCCGATCCCGCAGCCTTCCGGACCGGTGCACCCCGCCGACCCGCCGCCGGCCGAGCCGGTCAGCCACGCCGAGGTCGGGCAGCCCACCGCGTCGAGCACCTACGCCGACGTCGGGACCGCCGAACCGGCGGGGTACGCCGGGCCCGAGCCGGCCCGGTCGCCGTCGCCGCTGGTCATCGAGGGGACCGTCGTCGAGTCCCACGACCTCGTCGACCCGGTACCGGCGGACCCGGACGCCGGTGCCGGGGTGGTCGGTCCGCCTCCTCCGGTGTCCCCGGCGCTCGACTTCCGTCCCGCCAACGACGTCGAGGAGGAACTGCTCTCCGCCGCCGGCACCGGCAGCACCGACACGTTCCTGTCCACCCTTCTCCTGGCCCGCGTGCTGCTGCCCGTCGCCCCCGACTCCGCGCCGGGTGCCCGCCCCGGCGAGAGTGGCTTCGTGTGGCGGACCGAGCAGCTCGACGGCGAGCCGTACGTGGTCGTCTACACCTCGCCGGAGCGGCTGGCCGACCATGTCGACACGCCGGTCGAGACGGTCCTGGTCAAGTTCGTCCAGCTCATCCGGCGGTGGCCGGACGAACAGTGGTCGTTCGCCGTCAACCCGGGCACCCCGGTCGGCGCGAAGCTGCCCGGTGAGCAGATCGTCGCGCTGGCCAACTGGGCCGCCGAGGTCGGGTTGGGCGACGACGTGGAGCCGGAACCGGTCACCGCCCCGCCGGCCGAGGAGCCGGCCAGCCCCGCCCGGTACGCCACCACGCCGGAGGACCCGAACCGTCCGCCGATGATGCAGAAGGCGGTCGCCCCCAGCCAGCTCGCCTACTACCTGGATCGGGGCTACGACCGGGTCTCCGGCTTCGTGCACCGGGCCGGCGAGGTCGCCCATCTGAACACCCCGGCGAAGCTGCACGCGGCGCTCGGTCTCGCGTACCCCGACTCCCCGTTCTCCCCCGACGCGGAGGAGATCTACGTGCTGCGCTGGCCGGCGTACCGGCCGAGCCTCTACCGGATTCCGTACGGCGGGCAGAACGAGAGCGCGATGCGGGCCATGGAGGGCTGGGTGATCGAGCGGCCACCGTTCCGGGGCAACGGTTTCGCCCCGGGAGAGAGCAGCGACGTGGTGGCCGAGTTCAAGGTGGACAGCGCCCGGCTGCCGCACGGGGCGCAGCTCTGGCGGATCGGGGCGGACGGCAGCGAGCGGGTGGTCGCCACCCTGGACACCGACGCCCTGCTCTGGCGACAGGCCGGGGAGCGGTGATGCGCGACGGCTACGTGGCCCGCTGGCGCGGGCGGGAGTACCAGGCCAGCCCGGACGGCAGCGACGTCCGGATCTACCAGCCGGAACCGGGTGACGGCTTCGAGGAGGTCCGTCCCGGCCGCTACGTGCGGGTGTTGCCGGTGGACGAGGTCGACGACCTGGCGTACATCCGGACCACCTGCACCTGGCAGGGACAGCCGTTCATCGTCCTCGCCGAGCACGACGGCTGGCTACGGGTGGAGTACACCGGTGGGCGCTGGCCGGTGGCGCAGTCGATGGGGCTGGAGGTCTTCGACTTCGGGGTGTACCAGGGCTGGGCCCCGGCCAGTGAGGTCGCCGACCTGCGCGAGCACCGGGTCTGACCCGGTATCCGGCCCGGTCAGGACTTCGCCCAGCGGAGGATCTCGCCGAGCACCACGTC contains:
- a CDS encoding SseB family protein, encoding MTDWEPATEAEAAMRDALRSNDQELYFRILARTDLLLPISAEALAGQAPMGWGTWTTNGRTHVLAFTSDAALRACLGSTGGSSRRCAYHDLAAGWPNHEWWLAVNPGLPIEGYLPAWFVSQLSRGDVRLPGRTLGARARLEQMEQLARSRATGGEPPAPEPPRASSAPEPPRASPPAPPYGANRQPVATPPRRDLPDQSDEATEALRTGQPDPRGAAEPPSSNGATEPTSSWLTNPRRQLRPEQAPPDPGATPPSNGHPAGRSSFFDPAPPGRGTGPAPISPLRAQDRAVPPSRLGEPGRAFPRRRPYRPDQAGDEPTRAFRFAESAPAEQPAPPPDRFPTQTPAAEQTQALPRRQPRPDPAVGEPTQALPRRVPPQPAAEPTQLLPRRVPPGGSEMAGQEPTQPIPQPSGPVHPADPPPAEPVSHAEVGQPTASSTYADVGTAEPAGYAGPEPARSPSPLVIEGTVVESHDLVDPVPADPDAGAGVVGPPPPVSPALDFRPANDVEEELLSAAGTGSTDTFLSTLLLARVLLPVAPDSAPGARPGESGFVWRTEQLDGEPYVVVYTSPERLADHVDTPVETVLVKFVQLIRRWPDEQWSFAVNPGTPVGAKLPGEQIVALANWAAEVGLGDDVEPEPVTAPPAEEPASPARYATTPEDPNRPPMMQKAVAPSQLAYYLDRGYDRVSGFVHRAGEVAHLNTPAKLHAALGLAYPDSPFSPDAEEIYVLRWPAYRPSLYRIPYGGQNESAMRAMEGWVIERPPFRGNGFAPGESSDVVAEFKVDSARLPHGAQLWRIGADGSERVVATLDTDALLWRQAGER